One genomic segment of Lysobacter sp. 5GHs7-4 includes these proteins:
- a CDS encoding LysR family transcriptional regulator, which translates to MDRVGDLALFLRVLDLGSISAAARSLDLSVAVASQRLKRLERDLGVRLLHRTTRQLHATPEGAALAEQGRALVEDLEALTGGLRQAATDVAGTLRLTASASFGRQYLSPLLPEFLALYPRVKVSVNLNDQLLDLVSSGFDLAIRIGALEDSSLVARKLAPNRRVICASPEYVRRHGMPNSPEELARHECLLLVGSQGRQDLWRLHDRQGREFAVRVSGRFESNLGELLRDAVVAGLGIAVHSTWHVNEDLRAKRLIPVMPDYSVAESGIYAVMPQRRLIPPRVRAFTDFLAARFGEHPPWERYEVSVP; encoded by the coding sequence ATGGACCGCGTCGGCGACCTCGCCCTGTTCCTGCGTGTGCTCGACCTGGGCTCGATCAGCGCCGCCGCGCGCAGCCTGGACCTGTCGGTCGCGGTGGCCAGCCAGCGCCTCAAGCGCCTGGAACGCGACCTGGGCGTGCGCCTGCTGCACCGGACCACGCGCCAGCTGCACGCCACCCCCGAAGGCGCCGCGCTGGCCGAGCAGGGGCGGGCGCTGGTCGAGGACCTGGAGGCGCTGACCGGCGGCCTGCGCCAGGCCGCCACCGACGTCGCCGGCACCCTGCGCCTGACCGCGTCGGCCTCGTTCGGGCGCCAGTACCTGTCGCCGCTGTTGCCGGAGTTCCTGGCCCTGTACCCGCGGGTCAAGGTCAGCGTGAATCTCAACGATCAGCTGCTGGATCTGGTGAGTTCGGGCTTCGACCTGGCGATCCGCATCGGCGCGCTCGAGGATTCCAGCCTGGTCGCGCGCAAGCTCGCGCCGAACCGGCGCGTGATCTGCGCCTCGCCCGAGTACGTGCGCCGCCACGGCATGCCCAATTCGCCGGAGGAGCTCGCGCGCCACGAGTGCCTGCTGCTGGTCGGCAGCCAGGGGCGGCAGGATCTGTGGCGACTGCACGACCGCCAGGGGCGCGAGTTCGCGGTGCGCGTGTCGGGCCGGTTCGAAAGCAACCTGGGCGAACTGCTGCGCGACGCCGTGGTCGCCGGCCTGGGCATCGCCGTGCATTCGACCTGGCACGTCAACGAAGACCTGCGCGCGAAACGGCTGATCCCGGTGATGCCCGATTACAGCGTTGCCGAATCCGGCATCTACGCGGTGATGCCGCAACGCCGCCTGATCCCGCCGCGTGTGCGCGCGTTCACCGACTTCCTCGCCGCGCGCTTCGGCGAGCATCCGCCGTGGGAGCGGTACGAGGTGTCGGTGCCGTAG
- a CDS encoding OmpA family protein, producing MNKKLLCAALLGGLSMAQAASAQDFDDRWYLTGSAGMNVQDNDRGTRNAPFLGLGVGKFISPTWSVDGELNYQHPKNDANQDLSWSQYGVSLDFRRHFITEGRNWNPYALLGIGYQRSEEEFNAFPSPNSPGRREDGNLAAKVGLGIQGDLGRVGIRTELAYRADFDDTSVSAPDEDWFGDVLASVGIIVPLGPEATAPVAPAPVVAPNCADQDDDGDGVNNCDDKCPGSQAGQTIGPDGCPVPVSIDLKGVNFDFDKATLRPDAVTILNEAAEILKRYPELKVEVAGHTDQCGKDAYNQNLSERRARAAYDYLTSNGVDAARLSGPNGYGESRPLEDLGQAFPACKSEKNRRTELNVQN from the coding sequence ATGAATAAGAAACTCCTCTGCGCCGCCCTGCTGGGTGGCCTGAGCATGGCCCAGGCGGCCAGCGCGCAGGATTTCGACGACCGCTGGTACCTCACCGGCTCGGCCGGCATGAACGTCCAGGACAACGATCGCGGCACGCGTAACGCGCCGTTCCTCGGCCTGGGCGTCGGCAAGTTCATCAGCCCGACCTGGTCGGTCGACGGCGAGCTGAACTATCAGCACCCGAAGAACGACGCCAACCAGGACCTGTCCTGGAGCCAGTACGGCGTTTCGCTGGACTTCCGTCGTCACTTCATCACCGAAGGCCGCAACTGGAACCCGTACGCCCTGCTGGGCATCGGCTACCAGCGTTCGGAGGAAGAGTTCAACGCCTTCCCGTCGCCGAACTCGCCGGGCCGTCGTGAAGACGGCAACCTGGCCGCCAAGGTGGGCCTGGGTATCCAGGGCGACCTGGGCCGCGTCGGCATCCGCACCGAGCTGGCGTACCGCGCCGACTTCGACGACACCAGCGTCTCGGCGCCGGACGAAGATTGGTTCGGCGACGTGCTGGCTTCGGTCGGCATCATCGTCCCGCTGGGCCCGGAAGCCACCGCTCCGGTCGCTCCGGCTCCGGTCGTTGCGCCGAACTGCGCCGACCAGGACGACGACGGCGACGGCGTGAACAATTGCGACGACAAGTGCCCCGGTTCGCAGGCTGGCCAGACCATCGGTCCGGACGGCTGCCCGGTGCCGGTCTCGATCGACCTGAAGGGCGTGAACTTCGACTTCGACAAGGCCACGCTGCGTCCTGACGCGGTGACGATCCTGAACGAAGCCGCCGAGATCCTGAAGCGCTATCCGGAGCTGAAGGTCGAAGTCGCCGGTCACACCGACCAGTGCGGTAAGGACGCTTACAACCAGAACCTGTCCGAGCGTCGCGCCCGCGCCGCGTACGACTACCTGACCAGCAACGGCGTCGACGCCGCGCGTCTGTCGGGTCCGAACGGCTACGGCGAGAGCCGTCCGCTGGAAGACCTGGGTCAGGCCTTCCCGGCTTGTAAGAGCGAGAAGAACCGTCGCACCGAGCTGAACGTCCAGAACTAA
- a CDS encoding MFS transporter codes for MESPALPAAKQRMPLALYALTAGAFGIGTTEFVIMGLLMQVAADLQVSIAAAGLLISGYALGVFVGAPLLTTATRRLPRKTVLVALMVIFTLGNIACALAPNYTTLMIARVITSLAHGTFFGVGAVVATGLVSEDRKASAISIMFVGLTVATLLGVPAGAWLGLHLGWRSTFWAVAAIGVIATVVIAALVPRDRGQAEHVALRAEIKAVTHPQVLLGLAMTVLGFAGVFTVFTYIQPILMQVTGFAESAVSPILLVFGVGLIAGNLIGGRLADRRLAPALIGTLVALALVLGLMTFALHSKMAAVIFVALLGIAAFATVSPIQLWVLQKTDDAGRNLASSLNIGAFNLGNALGAWLGGAVINLGLGLGAVTWVAALVTVSGIALAVWAARLDAPRKAAVAPGVACPAA; via the coding sequence ATGGAATCCCCCGCCCTCCCCGCCGCCAAGCAGCGCATGCCCCTGGCCCTGTATGCCCTCACCGCCGGCGCCTTCGGCATCGGCACCACCGAATTCGTGATCATGGGCCTGCTGATGCAGGTCGCCGCCGACCTGCAGGTGAGCATCGCCGCGGCCGGCCTGCTGATCTCCGGTTACGCGTTGGGCGTGTTCGTCGGCGCGCCGCTGCTGACCACCGCCACCCGGCGCCTGCCGCGCAAGACCGTGCTGGTCGCGCTGATGGTGATCTTCACCCTGGGCAACATCGCCTGCGCGCTGGCGCCCAACTACACCACGCTGATGATCGCGCGCGTGATCACCTCGCTGGCCCACGGCACCTTCTTCGGCGTCGGCGCGGTGGTCGCGACCGGCCTGGTGTCGGAAGACCGCAAGGCCTCGGCGATCTCGATCATGTTCGTCGGCCTGACCGTGGCCACCCTGCTGGGCGTGCCGGCCGGCGCCTGGCTGGGCCTGCACCTGGGCTGGCGCTCGACCTTCTGGGCGGTGGCCGCGATCGGCGTGATCGCGACGGTCGTGATCGCGGCGCTGGTGCCGCGCGACCGCGGCCAGGCGGAGCACGTGGCGCTGCGCGCGGAGATCAAGGCCGTGACGCATCCGCAGGTGCTGTTGGGGCTGGCGATGACCGTGCTCGGCTTCGCCGGCGTGTTCACCGTGTTCACCTACATCCAGCCGATCCTGATGCAGGTCACCGGCTTCGCCGAAAGCGCGGTATCGCCGATCCTGCTGGTGTTCGGCGTCGGCCTGATCGCCGGCAACCTCATTGGCGGCCGCCTGGCCGACCGTCGCCTGGCGCCTGCGCTGATCGGCACCCTGGTCGCGCTGGCGCTGGTGCTGGGCCTGATGACCTTCGCCCTGCACAGCAAGATGGCGGCGGTGATCTTCGTCGCCCTGCTCGGCATCGCCGCGTTCGCCACGGTGTCGCCGATCCAGCTGTGGGTGCTGCAGAAGACCGACGACGCCGGCCGCAATCTCGCCTCCAGCCTCAACATCGGCGCCTTCAATCTCGGCAACGCGCTGGGCGCGTGGCTGGGCGGCGCGGTCATCAACCTCGGCCTGGGCCTGGGCGCGGTGACCTGGGTGGCGGCGCTGGTGAC
- a CDS encoding class III extradiol ring-cleavage dioxygenase gives MDIPTRLPTLFLSHGSPMLAVEDSAAGRFLDGLGAQLPWPKAIVVASAHFMTDRPMLGGHPQPHTVHDFGGFPAPLYELRYPAPGQPALAEAIRARLHDAGLNPKVREAHGLDHGVWVPLRRMYPQAGIPVVPLSVMPHGDAAQHYAVGRALAPLREEGVLVIGSGGFVHNLGDLNWQQRDAPLAPWAREFGEWMHARLDAHDHDALMDWQAQAPHARHAHPTVEHLMPLFVALGAAGEQASVRSLHRSHEMGSLALDAFAFD, from the coding sequence ATGGACATCCCGACCCGCCTGCCCACCCTGTTCCTGTCCCACGGCTCGCCGATGCTGGCGGTCGAGGATTCCGCCGCCGGCCGCTTCCTCGACGGCCTGGGCGCGCAGCTGCCGTGGCCGAAGGCGATCGTGGTCGCGTCGGCGCATTTCATGACCGACCGGCCGATGCTGGGCGGACATCCGCAGCCGCATACCGTGCACGACTTCGGCGGTTTCCCGGCGCCGTTGTATGAGCTGCGCTATCCGGCGCCGGGCCAGCCCGCGCTGGCCGAAGCGATCCGCGCGCGCCTGCACGATGCCGGGTTGAATCCCAAGGTGCGCGAGGCGCACGGGCTGGATCACGGCGTGTGGGTGCCGCTGCGGCGCATGTATCCGCAGGCCGGGATTCCGGTGGTGCCGCTGTCGGTGATGCCGCACGGCGACGCCGCACAGCACTACGCCGTGGGCCGCGCGCTGGCGCCGCTGCGCGAGGAAGGCGTGCTGGTGATCGGTTCGGGCGGCTTCGTGCACAACCTGGGCGATCTGAACTGGCAGCAGCGCGACGCGCCGCTGGCGCCGTGGGCGCGCGAGTTCGGCGAGTGGATGCACGCGCGCCTGGACGCGCACGATCACGACGCGCTGATGGACTGGCAGGCGCAGGCGCCGCATGCGCGGCATGCGCATCCGACCGTCGAGCATCTGATGCCGCTGTTCGTGGCGTTGGGCGCGGCCGGAGAGCAGGCCTCGGTGCGCAGCCTGCACCGCTCGCACGAAATGGGATCGCTGGCGCTGGATGCGTTCGCGTTCGATTGA
- a CDS encoding bifunctional 2-methylcitrate dehydratase/aconitate hydratase: MTDPRSAARPDYDAPMREIADYVLDHRIDSEAAYATARWMLLDSLACAALAMAHPACVEHLGPLVPGAELRGGARVPFTAYELDPAQAAYNIGSQIRWLDFNDTWLAAEWGHPSDNLGTLLAVADYLGRRDEAAGGRAIDVRTLLGHAIKAHEIQGCYALRNAFNRVGLDHVILVRLASTALATQLFGGSREAVLSAISHAWLDNGALRAYRHAPNTGPRKSWAAGDACRRAVTHALNAVRGEVGCPSALSAPTWGFYDVAMRGRAFEFERPLGSYVMENVLFKISYPAEFHAQTAVECALRLHPQARDRLQRIARVELHTQEAGRRIIDKTGPLANYADRDHCLQYMVAVPLIFGRLRAEDYGDAVAADPRIDALRDKTTVAEDPRYTRDYLDPDKRYIGNSVQLHYDDGSASERVSIDVPVGHRLRRAEALPLLMAKFETAIRARLPSAQADTLCALATDPARLDALPVPRLLDLLRP; encoded by the coding sequence ATGACCGACCCCCGTTCCGCCGCGCGCCCCGACTACGACGCGCCGATGCGCGAGATCGCCGACTACGTGCTGGACCACCGCATCGACTCCGAAGCGGCCTACGCCACCGCGCGCTGGATGCTGCTGGATTCGCTGGCCTGCGCCGCGCTGGCGATGGCGCACCCGGCCTGCGTCGAGCACCTGGGCCCGCTGGTGCCCGGCGCCGAGCTGCGCGGCGGCGCGCGCGTGCCGTTCACCGCGTACGAACTCGATCCGGCCCAAGCCGCCTACAACATCGGCAGCCAGATCCGCTGGCTGGATTTCAACGACACCTGGCTGGCGGCGGAGTGGGGCCATCCTTCCGACAACCTCGGCACCCTGCTGGCGGTGGCCGATTACCTGGGGCGCCGCGACGAAGCCGCCGGCGGCCGCGCCATCGACGTGCGCACGCTGTTGGGCCACGCGATCAAGGCCCACGAAATCCAGGGCTGCTACGCGCTGCGCAACGCCTTCAACCGCGTCGGCCTGGACCACGTGATCCTGGTGCGCCTGGCCTCGACCGCGCTGGCCACGCAGCTGTTCGGCGGTTCGCGCGAAGCCGTCCTCAGCGCGATCTCCCACGCCTGGCTCGACAACGGCGCGCTGCGCGCTTACCGCCACGCGCCCAACACCGGCCCGCGCAAGAGCTGGGCCGCCGGCGACGCCTGCCGGCGCGCGGTGACGCACGCGCTCAACGCGGTCAGGGGCGAGGTCGGCTGCCCCAGCGCGCTGTCGGCGCCGACCTGGGGGTTCTACGACGTCGCCATGCGTGGGCGCGCATTCGAGTTCGAGCGCCCGCTGGGCAGCTACGTGATGGAGAACGTGCTGTTCAAGATCAGCTACCCGGCCGAGTTCCACGCCCAGACCGCGGTGGAGTGCGCGCTGCGCCTGCACCCGCAGGCGCGCGACCGCCTGCAGCGCATCGCGCGCGTCGAGCTGCATACCCAGGAAGCGGGGCGCCGCATCATCGACAAGACCGGCCCGCTGGCCAACTACGCCGATCGCGATCACTGCCTGCAATACATGGTCGCGGTGCCGCTGATCTTCGGCCGCCTGCGCGCCGAGGACTACGGCGACGCCGTGGCCGCCGATCCGCGCATCGATGCGCTGCGCGACAAGACCACCGTGGCCGAGGATCCGCGCTACACCCGCGACTACCTCGATCCGGACAAGCGCTACATCGGCAACTCGGTGCAACTGCATTACGACGACGGCAGCGCCAGCGAGCGCGTTTCCATCGACGTGCCTGTAGGCCACCGTCTGCGCCGCGCCGAGGCACTGCCTTTGTTGATGGCCAAATTCGAGACTGCGATCCGCGCCCGCTTGCCGTCGGCGCAGGCCGATACACTGTGCGCGCTGGCCACGGACCCGGCGCGATTGGACGCTCTACCGGTCCCGCGGCTGTTGGATCTGTTGCGCCCCTGA
- a CDS encoding OmpA family protein, with translation MKIRLLSTALLAGLAFAQAASAQDFDDRWYLTGTAGMNVQDNDRGTRNAPFLGLGVGKFISPTWSVDGELNYQHPKIDADQDLSWSQYGVSLDFRRHFITEGRNWNPYALLGIGYQRSEEEFNAFPSPNSPGRREDGNLAAKVGLGIQGDLGRVGIRTELAYRADFDDTSVSAPDEDWFGDVLASVGIIVPLGPEATVAPPPPAPEVAPNCADKDDDGDGVNNCDDKCPGSQAGQTIGPDGCPVPVSIDLKGVNFDFDKATLRPDSTAILNEAVEILKRNPSLRVEVAGHTDQCGKDAYNQKLSERRAQTVYDYLTSNGVETSRLGGPNGYGESRPLEDKGQAFPGCKSETNRRTELNSQN, from the coding sequence ATGAAGATCCGTTTGTTGAGCACCGCACTGTTGGCGGGCTTGGCGTTTGCCCAGGCGGCCAGCGCGCAGGATTTCGACGACCGCTGGTACCTCACCGGCACCGCCGGCATGAATGTCCAGGACAACGACCGCGGCACCCGTAATGCGCCGTTCCTCGGCCTGGGCGTCGGCAAGTTCATCAGCCCGACCTGGTCGGTCGACGGCGAGCTGAACTATCAGCACCCGAAGATCGATGCCGATCAGGACCTGTCGTGGAGCCAGTACGGCGTTTCGCTGGACTTCCGTCGCCACTTCATCACCGAAGGCCGCAACTGGAACCCGTACGCCCTGCTGGGCATCGGCTACCAGCGTTCGGAGGAAGAGTTCAACGCCTTCCCGTCGCCGAACTCGCCGGGCCGCCGTGAAGACGGCAACCTGGCCGCCAAGGTGGGCCTGGGTATCCAGGGCGACCTGGGCCGCGTCGGCATCCGCACCGAGCTGGCGTACCGCGCCGACTTCGACGACACCAGCGTCTCGGCGCCGGACGAAGATTGGTTCGGCGACGTGCTGGCTTCGGTCGGCATCATCGTCCCGCTGGGTCCGGAAGCCACCGTCGCTCCGCCGCCGCCGGCTCCGGAAGTCGCGCCGAACTGCGCCGACAAGGACGACGACGGCGACGGCGTGAACAACTGCGACGACAAGTGCCCCGGTTCGCAGGCTGGCCAGACCATCGGTCCGGACGGCTGCCCGGTGCCGGTCTCGATCGACCTGAAGGGCGTGAACTTCGACTTCGACAAGGCCACGCTGCGTCCGGATTCGACCGCCATCCTCAACGAGGCCGTCGAGATCCTGAAGCGCAACCCGTCGCTGCGCGTCGAAGTCGCCGGTCACACCGACCAGTGCGGTAAGGACGCCTACAACCAGAAGCTGTCCGAGCGTCGCGCTCAGACCGTGTACGACTACCTGACCAGCAACGGCGTGGAAACGTCGCGTCTGGGCGGTCCGAACGGCTACGGCGAGAGCCGTCCGCTGGAAGACAAGGGCCAGGCGTTCCCGGGCTGCAAGAGCGAGACCAACCGTCGCACCGAGCTGAACTCCCAGAACTAA